In Dasypus novemcinctus isolate mDasNov1 chromosome 10, mDasNov1.1.hap2, whole genome shotgun sequence, one DNA window encodes the following:
- the LOC101446134 gene encoding olfactory receptor 2AT4-like: protein MKATACNGSSEGSSPVFYLVGIPSLQQFLFLPVFFIFLLFYLLILLGNTLILMAVVAEPNLHKPMYFFLINLSALDILFTTSTVPKMLSLLLLRDHFLSFPACFLQMYLFHSFSCSEAFILVVMAYDRYVAICHPLHYSVHMTPQTNAALAASAWLTALLLPIPAVLQTSQMAFGPVAQVYHCFCDHLAVVQASCSDTTPQTFLGFCIAMVVSFLPLLLVLLSYAHILASVLRISSQEGRSKAFSTCSSHLLVVGTYYSSIAIAYVAYRADMPLDFHIMGNVAHAILTPVLNPLIYTLRNKDVKAAITKMACPQDPALFP, encoded by the coding sequence ATGAAGGCCACAGCCTGTAATGGATCATCAGAAGGCTCTTCACCCGTCTTCTACCTGGTGGGCATCCCCTCTCTACAGCAGTTCCTCTTCCTCCCAGTCTTCTTCATCTTTCTGCTCTTCTACCTCCTCATCCTTCTGGGTAACACCTTGATTCTTATGGCAGTGGTGGCCGAGCCCAACCTTCACAagcccatgtactttttcctgatCAACCTCTCAGCCCTGGACATCCTTTTCACTACATCCACTGTCCCCAAGATGCTGTCCCTACTCCTGCTCAGGGACCACTTCCTCAGCTTCCCTGCCTGCTTCCTGCAGATGTACCTCTTTCACAGCTTCTCCTGCTCGGAAGCCTTCATCCTGGTGGTCATGGCCTACGACCGCTATGTGGCTATCTGCCACCCACTGCACTACTCTGTCCACATGACCCCTCAGACCAATGCTGCGTTGGCAGCCAGCGCCTGGCTCACCGCCCTCCTCCTGCCCATCCCAGCAGTGCTGCAGACCTCTCAGATGGCATTTGGTCCTGTAGCCCAGGTCTACCATTGCTTCTGCGACCACCTGGCTGTGGTCCAAGCCTCCTGCTCTGACACCACCCCCCAGACCTTCCTGGGCTTCTGCATTGCCATGGTGGTGTCCTTCCTGCCCCTTCTCCTTGTGCTCCTCTCCTATGCCCACATCCTGGCCTCGGTGCTTCGCATCAGCTCCCAAGAAGGCCGCTCAAAAGCTTTCTCCACCTGCAGCTCCCACCTGCTGGTGGTCGGCACCTACTACTCATCCATTGCCATAGCCTATGTGGCCTACAGGGCTGACATGCCCCTCGACTTCCACATCATGGGCAATGTGGCACATGCTATTCTCACACCTGTTCTCAACCCCCTTATTTACACCTTGAGGAACAAGGATGTCAAAGCAGCCATCACCAAAATGGCATGTCCCCAGGACCCAGCACTTTTCCCTTGA